The following are from one region of the Balneolaceae bacterium genome:
- a CDS encoding DUF805 domain-containing protein has protein sequence MDIEEIKKWYIEALSKYVEFSGRARRQEFWTFTLVNFVISVILAVLDSMIGMGFGFIGTLFSLAIILPSIAVGVRRLHDIGKEGWWLLIGLIPIIGLIVLIYFYVQDSEPGANVYGPNPKGI, from the coding sequence ATGGACATTGAAGAGATTAAAAAATGGTATATAGAAGCACTGAGTAAGTATGTGGAATTTTCCGGCCGAGCCCGGAGACAGGAGTTTTGGACCTTTACATTGGTTAACTTTGTAATTTCTGTTATTCTTGCAGTTCTGGATAGTATGATTGGAATGGGGTTCGGGTTCATCGGTACACTGTTTAGTCTTGCCATTATTCTTCCAAGTATTGCAGTTGGGGTTCGCAGACTCCATGATATTGGAAAAGAGGGATGGTGGCTTTTGATTGGATTGATTCCCATTATTGGTTTAATCGTGCTGATCTACTTCTACGTTCAGGATAGTGAACCCGGCGCGAATGTATATGGGCCAAACCCGAAAGGAATTTAA
- a CDS encoding sugar porter family MFS transporter → MIKTKSIALSAIAASLAGFLFGFDTIVISGADQPIQELWQMSDLFHGTFIMSMALWGTVIGAIFGGIPCDKYGRRKTLFWIGVLYLLSALGSGLAPDPYIFSISRFIGGLGVGASSVAAPIYISEITPANNRGKLVALYQFNIVFGILIAYLSNYWIGTSLGENAWRWMLGVEAIPAAIYALFVIGIPESPRWLAIKQNDESTAKKILKQLNPKANIEKMMTEIKSSVSSDPEASKFFSGRFNFPIMLAFLFAFFNQLSGVNFILYYAPRIFEQAGVAASDVLGASVPIGVVNLIFTLIGMYLIDRAGRKLLMYIGSFGYIGSLLGVAWAFYTGAEGVIVVAFLCAFIASHAIGQGAVIWVFISEIFPNAVRDYGMSLGSSTHWIFAAIIALITPTVLSTFSGAQIFSFFAFMMFLQLLFVWKLMPETKNITLEEMEVKLGISREVLEEVVDKDKL, encoded by the coding sequence ATGATCAAAACAAAATCTATTGCATTGTCTGCCATTGCAGCCTCGCTGGCTGGGTTTCTTTTTGGATTTGATACCATCGTCATTTCCGGTGCCGATCAGCCGATCCAGGAACTCTGGCAAATGAGTGATCTTTTTCACGGGACGTTCATTATGTCGATGGCGCTTTGGGGCACCGTAATCGGAGCTATCTTTGGAGGCATTCCTTGTGATAAATACGGAAGACGAAAAACACTTTTTTGGATAGGGGTTCTATATTTATTGTCGGCGTTGGGTTCCGGTTTAGCACCTGACCCGTACATTTTTTCCATCTCCCGTTTTATTGGCGGATTAGGTGTGGGGGCCTCATCTGTAGCAGCACCGATCTACATTTCAGAGATAACCCCTGCAAATAATCGCGGCAAGCTTGTAGCTTTATACCAGTTCAACATTGTATTCGGAATATTGATTGCCTACCTGTCTAACTACTGGATTGGAACGAGCCTGGGTGAAAACGCCTGGCGCTGGATGTTGGGAGTTGAAGCGATTCCGGCTGCAATCTATGCACTTTTTGTGATTGGTATTCCTGAGAGTCCCCGCTGGTTAGCTATCAAACAAAATGATGAATCGACCGCCAAAAAGATATTGAAGCAGCTTAATCCTAAAGCGAATATCGAGAAGATGATGACGGAGATTAAGAGTTCCGTTTCGAGTGATCCGGAAGCATCAAAATTCTTTTCCGGGCGGTTCAACTTTCCCATTATGCTGGCGTTTTTGTTCGCTTTTTTCAACCAATTATCAGGGGTGAATTTTATTCTCTACTACGCTCCGCGGATTTTTGAACAAGCCGGAGTTGCTGCCAGTGATGTTTTGGGAGCCTCTGTACCGATCGGAGTTGTGAACCTGATTTTTACTCTTATTGGAATGTACCTGATCGACAGAGCCGGGCGAAAATTGCTGATGTACATCGGCTCTTTTGGATATATCGGCTCGTTATTGGGTGTTGCGTGGGCATTTTATACCGGTGCAGAAGGCGTGATTGTGGTTGCATTTCTGTGTGCTTTTATCGCATCTCATGCCATTGGACAGGGAGCCGTGATTTGGGTATTCATTTCTGAGATTTTCCCCAATGCCGTACGGGATTACGGGATGTCTCTGGGATCAAGTACACACTGGATTTTTGCCGCAATTATTGCACTGATCACCCCGACAGTTCTGAGTACATTTTCGGGAGCCCAGATCTTTTCCTTCTTTGCATTCATGATGTTCCTGCAACTTCTCTTCGTTTGGAAACTGATGCCGGAAACCAAGAATATCACTCTCGAAGAGATGGAAGTGAAACTGGGAATCAGCCGCGAGGTGCTGGAAGAGGTTGTGGATAAGGATAAACTTTGA
- a CDS encoding aminotransferase class V-fold PLP-dependent enzyme has translation MINRKEFLKRMGGTAAALTAVPFLNPEKTATVANDLKQFSGNPEEIARNEDFWRTVQHAFTVDRSLINLNNGGVSPAPEMVQAAMKRHLDYMNEAPVYTMWKVLEPQKEAVRQRLAGNFGVDPEEIAITRNASEGLQICQFGFDLKEGDEVLTTTHDYPRMINTFKQRERREGIKLKQFSLPIPAEDDDEIVQLFEENITPKTKLILMCHIINITGQILPVKKVVNMAREKGIPVIVDGAHSYAHWDFDHSDLDCDYYATSLHKWLFAPIGSGMLYVKKDKIKDLWPLMAAPEQKEDDIRKFEEIGTHPIANFLAIAEALTFHQTIGPERKGARMKYLTDVWVDRLIDHENFILHTSRDPNYACGIATAQIRGVDSRDLSNYLWDEHHILVTPIMHPEFEGIRVTPSVYTTMEELDRFSAAMQNVLENGI, from the coding sequence ATGATCAACAGAAAAGAATTTTTAAAACGAATGGGCGGCACGGCAGCGGCATTAACAGCCGTCCCGTTTCTGAATCCGGAAAAGACAGCAACAGTTGCAAACGATTTAAAGCAGTTTTCGGGCAACCCTGAGGAGATCGCCCGAAATGAGGATTTTTGGCGCACGGTTCAACATGCGTTTACGGTTGACCGGAGTCTGATCAACCTGAATAACGGGGGCGTGAGTCCGGCTCCTGAAATGGTGCAGGCAGCCATGAAACGTCACCTGGATTACATGAACGAGGCTCCGGTTTATACCATGTGGAAGGTGTTGGAACCGCAGAAAGAGGCGGTCAGGCAGCGCCTCGCCGGTAATTTTGGAGTAGATCCAGAAGAGATCGCGATCACCAGAAATGCTTCCGAGGGATTACAAATCTGTCAGTTTGGGTTTGATCTGAAGGAAGGCGATGAAGTGTTGACCACCACGCACGACTACCCGCGAATGATCAATACCTTTAAACAACGAGAGCGGCGGGAGGGGATCAAACTGAAACAGTTTTCACTGCCGATTCCAGCCGAAGATGACGACGAGATTGTCCAATTGTTTGAGGAGAATATCACACCAAAAACAAAACTGATACTGATGTGCCACATCATCAATATTACAGGACAGATTCTGCCTGTAAAAAAAGTGGTAAACATGGCTCGCGAAAAGGGAATTCCGGTCATTGTGGATGGAGCTCATTCCTACGCCCACTGGGATTTTGACCACTCCGATCTGGACTGCGATTACTATGCAACAAGCCTGCACAAGTGGCTCTTTGCACCTATCGGATCGGGAATGCTCTATGTGAAGAAAGATAAAATCAAAGATCTGTGGCCTCTGATGGCGGCCCCCGAGCAGAAAGAGGACGACATCCGTAAGTTCGAAGAGATCGGTACCCATCCCATTGCCAATTTTCTCGCCATTGCCGAGGCGTTGACTTTTCATCAAACCATCGGCCCGGAACGAAAAGGTGCCCGCATGAAATACCTGACCGATGTGTGGGTGGACCGGCTCATCGATCATGAAAATTTTATCCTTCACACCAGCCGCGATCCGAACTATGCCTGCGGCATTGCTACAGCACAGATCAGAGGAGTGGATAGCAGAGATCTGTCGAATTATTTGTGGGATGAGCATCATATACTGGTTACACCGATTATGCATCCAGAGTTTGAAGGGATTCGGGTCACACCCAGCGTGTATACAACCATGGAAGAGCTGGACCGGTTTAGTGCTGCCATGCAAAACGTACTGGAAAATGGAATATAG
- a CDS encoding RidA family protein, protein MKEPPDRTIIQTKNAPAAIGPYSQAILVGNTLYAAGQIGLVPESGELVGEDLESQTRQALHNLQAVLEEAGFTMNDVVSVDVYLSDLNDYSAFNEIYAEYFLEGRPARGVVEVSRIPRDAKVEIKLVAVR, encoded by the coding sequence GTGAAAGAACCACCTGACCGAACCATCATTCAAACAAAAAACGCACCGGCTGCTATTGGCCCCTACAGCCAGGCAATTCTGGTTGGGAATACGCTTTATGCGGCTGGGCAAATTGGACTTGTACCGGAATCCGGAGAATTGGTGGGTGAGGACCTTGAATCGCAGACCCGGCAGGCACTCCACAATCTGCAAGCTGTTTTGGAAGAAGCCGGTTTTACAATGAATGATGTTGTTTCCGTTGATGTGTATCTCAGTGATCTTAATGATTATTCAGCTTTCAACGAAATCTATGCCGAATACTTTTTAGAAGGCCGTCCGGCAAGAGGCGTGGTGGAGGTGTCAAGAATACCAAGAGATGCGAAAGTAGAGATTAAGCTTGTTGCTGTAAGATAA
- a CDS encoding carboxymuconolactone decarboxylase family protein, which yields MNFTIYTTENAPEESKPLLNAAKENFGFVPNLLGEFAEAPAVLEGYLKLNEIVGKTSFSAEEQQLAILTVSIENECHYCSAIHSTILKNQLNVDREIVDAVRNGESVPHEKYNALVTFVRAVINKRGFVDDSEIEAFIDAGYTKQNVLEINLIAALKTISNYTNHIADTPLDEAFEAEKIEFSAV from the coding sequence ATGAACTTTACAATCTATACTACAGAAAACGCACCTGAAGAATCGAAACCTTTACTAAATGCAGCCAAAGAGAACTTTGGGTTTGTTCCCAACTTACTTGGCGAATTTGCAGAGGCTCCTGCCGTGTTGGAAGGATACCTCAAACTCAACGAGATTGTTGGAAAAACCAGTTTCAGTGCAGAAGAACAGCAGTTGGCCATTTTGACCGTCAGCATTGAAAATGAATGCCACTACTGCTCAGCCATTCACTCAACCATTTTGAAAAATCAGTTAAATGTAGATCGTGAGATTGTTGATGCGGTACGAAATGGTGAATCTGTCCCCCATGAAAAGTATAACGCACTGGTAACCTTCGTTAGAGCCGTTATAAATAAACGCGGTTTCGTGGATGATTCCGAGATAGAGGCATTCATTGACGCCGGATATACAAAGCAAAATGTGTTGGAGATAAACCTGATTGCTGCACTTAAAACGATTAGCAACTACACCAATCACATCGCAGATACACCGCTCGATGAAGCTTTTGAGGCTGAGAAAATTGAGTTTTCTGCTGTGTAG
- a CDS encoding helix-turn-helix domain-containing protein produces MIYTYRNPELGGQILLADQEADLHPYNKSDFFKVIWNRGPDFPFEADGQRISLKKDQLICLTPLQNPDYSTFDGEYFILLFNREFYCIHENDDEVSCEGLLFWGSSERPVVQLNEGEKPKFETLFQVFKDELNTRDNIQGEMLRMLLKRLIIKSTRLARKQFFPENLGKKNTELIRQFNILVEQHFKEHHQVKNYADMLHKSPKTLSNVFAAAGQKTPLEMIHYRLVMEAKKNLLNTHKFAKEVAFELGFEEPAHFSRFFKKETGMSPSAYRKKSAKQ; encoded by the coding sequence ATGATTTACACATACCGGAATCCAGAACTTGGAGGACAGATTCTGCTGGCTGATCAGGAGGCAGATCTTCACCCATATAATAAAAGCGATTTTTTTAAAGTGATCTGGAATCGGGGGCCAGACTTTCCATTTGAAGCTGACGGACAACGTATCTCCCTTAAAAAAGATCAGTTGATCTGCCTCACCCCGCTTCAAAACCCCGACTATTCAACCTTTGACGGCGAGTACTTTATACTGCTGTTTAACCGTGAATTTTACTGTATTCACGAAAATGATGATGAAGTATCATGCGAAGGCTTACTCTTTTGGGGATCTTCTGAACGGCCGGTAGTTCAGCTAAATGAAGGGGAGAAACCTAAATTTGAAACTCTGTTCCAGGTCTTTAAAGATGAACTGAACACCCGTGATAATATCCAGGGCGAAATGCTGAGAATGCTTTTAAAACGGCTCATCATTAAAAGTACCCGGCTGGCCCGTAAACAGTTCTTTCCTGAAAATTTAGGTAAAAAAAATACTGAGCTGATACGACAGTTCAACATCCTGGTTGAACAACATTTTAAAGAGCACCACCAGGTAAAAAACTATGCCGATATGCTGCATAAATCACCAAAAACATTATCAAATGTATTTGCAGCAGCCGGCCAAAAAACCCCTCTGGAGATGATCCATTATCGCCTGGTGATGGAAGCCAAGAAGAACCTTTTAAACACTCATAAGTTTGCGAAGGAGGTCGCCTTTGAACTGGGGTTCGAGGAACCGGCCCATTTTAGTCGTTTTTTCAAGAAAGAAACAGGAATGTCCCCCTCAGCTTATCGTAAAAAAAGTGCAAAACAGTAA
- a CDS encoding TraR/DksA C4-type zinc finger protein produces the protein MDSSEQEEMKQVILEKIEDTEQEIEQLKELTKPIQPDAAYGRLSRMDAINNKTINDAALREQKSRLQKLQRALEKLEKGNYGTCVKCGDSIPLGRLKFMPWTTKCVKCA, from the coding sequence ATGGATTCTTCAGAACAAGAAGAGATGAAGCAGGTGATCCTTGAAAAAATCGAGGACACCGAACAGGAAATTGAGCAGTTGAAGGAGTTAACGAAACCGATTCAACCCGATGCTGCTTACGGACGTCTGTCCCGGATGGACGCCATCAACAATAAAACGATTAATGATGCCGCATTAAGGGAGCAAAAGAGCCGTCTCCAAAAACTGCAGCGGGCTTTGGAAAAATTGGAAAAGGGTAACTACGGAACTTGTGTTAAATGTGGAGACTCTATACCCCTTGGCCGTCTTAAGTTTATGCCCTGGACTACAAAATGTGTGAAATGTGCTTAA
- a CDS encoding 3'-5' exonuclease, with translation MFNPTEADERKYLDEIIEKLEDAYINVDENVNRQHKELQEQKNYLYENKTGMDAAEKASIKQSVNMQAISGEAAVAYKERLKKLIKTPYFGRIDFKEVNESNADPIYVGIHSFFDEEENENLIHDWRAPVSSMFYDFEPGQASFEAPTGTREGEIERKRQFRIIDGEMEMMLESDLYIRDDVLQKELSRSADDKMKNIVATIQRDQNAIIRNETSPVLIIQGVAGSGKTSIALHRIAFLLYRFKDSLTSRDIMIISPNKVFSNYISNVLPELGEDTIPEMEMEELANRVLGDKYKFEGFFDQVNKLLEDHDPNFIKRIEYKATSDFLSKLNNYAAWLKRNRFQAHDIKIRFKTISARYLRQRYNANSQLPLMRRQTAIATDVINKAKREFKYTLKKEEKKEIRKQVKAMMGSDNLRVLYKGFYDWLENPEMFQYAKRSTFEYSDLFPLMYLKIQLEGVDSFGKVKHLIVDEMQDYTAVQYAVLSRLFPCNKTILGDANQNVNPYSSTSSEDIQNIFSESDAVTLTKSYRSTYEITKFTQQISPRADVDPVERYGEEPVVLAFDKTRDEHKAILENVREFEASDQNTLGILCKTQKQAKKLHRYLKKHTENIHLLSPGSNVLESGVLITSSHLAKGLEFDRVIVPYVDHKNYKTEVDRSMLYIACTRAMHKLMVTHTGSVSSFIE, from the coding sequence ATGTTTAACCCCACCGAAGCGGACGAGAGAAAGTACCTGGACGAAATCATAGAAAAGCTTGAAGATGCCTACATCAATGTTGATGAAAATGTAAACCGGCAGCATAAAGAACTTCAGGAGCAGAAAAACTATCTCTATGAAAATAAAACCGGAATGGATGCCGCGGAAAAAGCATCTATCAAACAGTCGGTGAATATGCAGGCAATATCCGGTGAAGCAGCTGTGGCTTACAAAGAGCGGCTCAAAAAACTGATCAAAACTCCCTATTTCGGCAGAATTGATTTTAAGGAGGTGAACGAATCAAACGCCGATCCCATCTATGTGGGTATTCACTCTTTTTTTGATGAGGAAGAAAATGAAAACCTGATCCACGACTGGCGCGCACCCGTTTCAAGTATGTTTTATGATTTTGAACCGGGACAGGCCTCATTTGAAGCTCCCACCGGTACACGGGAAGGAGAGATTGAACGGAAGCGTCAGTTCCGCATCATTGACGGAGAGATGGAGATGATGCTGGAATCGGATCTCTACATTCGTGATGATGTGCTGCAGAAAGAGCTGAGCCGTTCCGCCGATGACAAGATGAAGAACATTGTTGCCACTATTCAGCGGGATCAAAATGCAATTATTCGGAATGAGACCTCTCCGGTTTTGATTATCCAGGGTGTTGCCGGTTCAGGTAAAACCTCCATTGCACTGCACCGAATTGCATTTCTGTTGTACCGGTTTAAAGATTCGCTCACATCGCGGGATATTATGATCATCTCTCCCAATAAGGTGTTTTCAAACTATATATCGAACGTACTTCCGGAGTTGGGAGAAGATACTATTCCCGAAATGGAGATGGAGGAGTTAGCGAATCGTGTGCTGGGTGACAAATATAAATTCGAAGGTTTTTTCGACCAGGTAAATAAGCTGCTGGAAGACCACGATCCCAACTTTATTAAACGTATTGAATATAAAGCAACGTCAGATTTTCTTTCGAAACTAAATAACTATGCAGCATGGCTTAAACGAAATCGTTTCCAGGCTCATGATATTAAGATCCGTTTTAAAACGATCTCTGCCCGGTATCTCCGCCAGCGCTATAATGCAAATTCTCAGCTGCCGCTAATGCGAAGACAAACCGCCATTGCAACAGATGTGATCAATAAAGCAAAGCGCGAATTTAAATACACGCTGAAAAAGGAAGAGAAAAAAGAGATTCGCAAACAGGTAAAAGCGATGATGGGCAGCGATAATCTGCGGGTCCTCTATAAAGGTTTTTATGACTGGCTGGAAAACCCTGAGATGTTCCAATACGCCAAACGATCTACGTTTGAATATTCCGATCTGTTTCCCCTCATGTATCTAAAAATACAACTTGAGGGAGTTGATTCATTTGGCAAAGTAAAACACCTTATTGTAGACGAAATGCAGGATTATACGGCTGTACAATACGCTGTTCTTTCCCGCTTATTTCCCTGCAACAAAACAATTTTGGGAGATGCGAATCAGAATGTAAATCCATACAGTTCTACCTCTTCTGAAGATATTCAAAATATATTTTCTGAATCAGATGCTGTAACACTGACCAAGAGCTATCGCTCTACATATGAGATTACAAAGTTTACGCAACAGATCTCTCCCCGGGCTGATGTAGACCCGGTTGAGCGATACGGTGAGGAGCCTGTGGTTTTAGCTTTTGATAAAACAAGAGATGAACATAAAGCCATTCTGGAAAACGTCAGGGAATTTGAAGCCTCCGATCAAAATACTCTGGGAATACTGTGTAAAACACAAAAACAGGCTAAAAAACTGCATCGTTATCTGAAGAAACACACAGAAAACATTCACCTGCTTTCACCGGGAAGCAATGTCCTGGAATCCGGAGTTTTGATTACAAGCTCCCACCTGGCAAAAGGACTCGAATTCGACCGGGTAATTGTACCGTATGTGGATCATAAAAATTATAAAACCGAAGTAGATCGGAGCATGCTTTACATCGCTTGTACACGAGCGATGCACAAGCTTATGGTAACACACACAGGTTCAGTAAGTTCGTTTATTGAATGA
- a CDS encoding aspartate aminotransferase family protein translates to MIKEVIDKLKSSRKSESERLLERRRAVVANGVGVFNTATVASAYGATITDVDGKEWIDFAGGIGVVNAGHCPESVVEAIQEQAAKYIHTSFNVVTYEPYLELCEKLIEILPHGKETKAMLVSTGAEAVENAIKIARQATKRQAVLCYTGAFHGRTMMAMTLTSKIDYKRNCGPFAPEVYRLPFPNYYRYNRKGDMDEFVNHELKRLHESSRNVVDPDNLAAIIIEPVQGEGGINPAPAKYLEGLRKFCDAHGIMLIFDEVQSGFGRTGNWASWQNYGITPDISTYAKSLGSGMPIAAVLGKKEVMDAAAPGTIGGTYIGNPVCCAAALATIEYMKEIDLNKRGVEVGKIIRARLEKLQDKCPQIGDVRGLGAFLAVEFVKNGDPRQPDGEITGNIVKACAERGLVLLSAGTHKNVLRILSPLVISDDQLEKGLQHS, encoded by the coding sequence ATGATTAAGGAAGTGATTGATAAATTAAAATCAAGCCGTAAATCGGAATCCGAAAGGTTACTTGAACGCCGGCGAGCCGTTGTGGCAAATGGTGTTGGAGTATTTAATACGGCGACAGTTGCATCGGCATACGGGGCTACTATTACTGACGTGGACGGAAAAGAGTGGATCGATTTTGCCGGAGGGATCGGAGTGGTAAATGCAGGCCACTGTCCCGAATCTGTAGTAGAGGCTATCCAGGAACAGGCTGCGAAGTATATTCATACCAGTTTTAATGTGGTTACCTACGAACCGTATCTGGAACTCTGTGAAAAACTGATAGAAATTTTGCCTCATGGTAAAGAGACCAAAGCGATGCTGGTTAGCACCGGAGCGGAGGCGGTGGAAAATGCGATCAAAATAGCACGTCAGGCTACGAAACGTCAGGCGGTTCTTTGTTATACGGGAGCTTTCCATGGGAGAACAATGATGGCCATGACTTTAACCAGTAAAATCGATTATAAACGCAATTGCGGGCCGTTTGCACCTGAAGTGTACCGGCTGCCATTTCCGAATTATTATCGGTATAACCGAAAGGGAGATATGGACGAATTTGTGAACCATGAGCTAAAGCGGCTCCATGAAAGTTCACGAAATGTGGTTGACCCTGATAACCTGGCTGCCATTATCATTGAACCGGTGCAGGGCGAAGGCGGGATTAATCCGGCCCCTGCAAAATATTTGGAAGGCCTGCGGAAGTTCTGCGATGCGCACGGAATTATGCTGATTTTTGACGAAGTACAGAGCGGTTTCGGGCGAACGGGAAACTGGGCCAGCTGGCAGAATTATGGAATTACACCCGATATCTCCACCTATGCCAAATCTTTGGGATCTGGAATGCCAATCGCGGCTGTATTGGGTAAAAAAGAGGTGATGGATGCCGCAGCGCCCGGAACCATTGGCGGAACCTATATCGGGAATCCCGTCTGTTGTGCCGCTGCACTGGCAACTATCGAGTATATGAAGGAGATCGACCTGAATAAGCGGGGAGTGGAAGTAGGTAAAATTATACGAGCACGGCTGGAGAAACTTCAGGACAAGTGCCCTCAGATTGGAGATGTAAGAGGGCTTGGAGCCTTCCTTGCCGTCGAGTTTGTTAAAAACGGAGATCCCCGTCAGCCGGATGGCGAAATTACCGGGAACATTGTAAAAGCATGTGCAGAGCGAGGACTTGTT